One window from the genome of Aquificaceae bacterium encodes:
- the moaA gene encoding GTP 3',8-cyclase MoaA produces MIKDALGRELHDLRISVTDRCNFRCSFCMPEGEEYEFLRREEILSFEEITKFVRAVIPLGVKKVRLTGGEPLLRRNLEKLIAYLSELPLEDLSLTTNGFLLKEKAKLLKEAGLKRITVSLHSLKDEVLSRLVGRQVKVSQIIGGIEEALKVGLKPVKVNVCVIRGVNDGEIPDIARFFKGMGVVVRFIEFMDVGNVNGWSLEKVYSVKEMLKLLSKHFELEPVEKSYRGEVADRYRYKDDGVEVGFISSITQPFCGDCNRLRLTADGKVLTCLFAQDGYDVKSLLRGGASDEDIREFISKIWALRSDRYSEQRLELLKNGIMPRKFEMFKVGG; encoded by the coding sequence ATGATAAAGGACGCCCTTGGAAGGGAGCTTCATGACCTTAGAATATCCGTAACAGACAGGTGCAACTTTCGGTGTAGTTTCTGTATGCCAGAAGGAGAAGAGTATGAATTCCTAAGGCGTGAAGAGATTCTTTCCTTTGAGGAGATTACCAAGTTCGTAAGGGCTGTAATTCCTCTTGGTGTAAAGAAGGTCAGGCTTACAGGCGGTGAGCCACTCTTGAGGAGAAACCTTGAAAAGCTAATAGCTTACCTATCTGAACTGCCTTTGGAAGACCTAAGCCTTACAACTAACGGCTTTCTTTTAAAAGAGAAGGCAAAGCTCTTAAAGGAAGCAGGGCTCAAAAGAATAACAGTAAGTCTTCATTCTCTCAAGGATGAAGTTTTGTCAAGGCTTGTGGGAAGACAGGTAAAGGTCTCTCAGATAATTGGAGGTATTGAGGAAGCTCTAAAGGTTGGGCTAAAGCCTGTGAAGGTAAATGTATGTGTCATAAGGGGTGTTAATGACGGAGAGATACCGGATATAGCAAGGTTTTTTAAGGGTATGGGTGTGGTGGTAAGGTTTATAGAGTTTATGGATGTGGGTAATGTAAATGGATGGTCTTTAGAAAAGGTGTATTCTGTAAAGGAGATGTTAAAGCTTCTTAGCAAACACTTTGAGCTTGAACCTGTGGAAAAATCCTACAGGGGAGAGGTGGCGGACAGATACAGGTATAAAGATGACGGTGTAGAGGTGGGCTTTATATCCTCTATAACCCAACCCTTTTGTGGAGACTGCAACAGACTCAGGCTTACCGCAGATGGAAAAGTGCTTACATGCCTATTTGCTCAAGATGGCTACGATGTTAAAAGTCTTTTGAGAGGTGGTGCAAGTGATGAAGATATAAGGGAGTTTATAAGCAAGATTTGGGCTTTGAGGTCCGACAGATACTCAGAGCAGAGGCTTGAACTTTTAAAAAATGGTATAATGCCAAGAAAGTTTGAAATGTTTAAGGTAGGAGGTTGA
- a CDS encoding CDP-alcohol phosphatidyltransferase family protein — AGVLVIVAGVSDWLDGGIARRNNKVSRLGILLDPFVDKVFVLGILSYFLYTQEIGLLPFILLLIRELSVSFLRSLSVEKGYTMPASYLGKAKAFFEFITLIALCFGQDYANILLWVSVLLAYISMYDYVVKYMVFERENTL; from the coding sequence TTGCAGGAGTTCTTGTGATAGTTGCAGGGGTTTCTGATTGGTTGGATGGTGGGATAGCAAGGAGAAACAATAAGGTAAGTAGATTGGGTATTCTTCTTGACCCTTTTGTGGATAAGGTTTTTGTCCTTGGTATACTATCTTACTTTTTATACACACAGGAAATAGGACTTTTACCCTTTATATTACTTCTCATAAGAGAGCTTTCTGTATCTTTTCTTAGGAGCCTTTCTGTAGAGAAAGGCTATACCATGCCCGCATCTTACCTTGGAAAGGCAAAGGCTTTTTTTGAGTTTATAACCCTTATAGCTCTGTGCTTTGGTCAAGACTATGCTAACATCCTTTTATGGGTATCTGTCTTGTTGGCATACATTTCTATGTACGACTATGTGGTTAAATATATGGTCTTTGAAAGGGAGAATACACTTTAA
- a CDS encoding Trm112 family protein, with amino-acid sequence MLSKEILEILACPKCKGDLTYDEERNILICLKCKVYYPIEEDIPILLIESARPLEELKEKPQTT; translated from the coding sequence ATGCTAAGCAAAGAGATTCTTGAAATACTCGCATGTCCAAAGTGTAAGGGAGACCTGACCTACGATGAAGAAAGAAATATACTCATATGTTTGAAGTGCAAGGTTTACTATCCCATAGAGGAAGATATCCCCATCCTTCTTATAGAGTCCGCAAGACCCCTTGAAGAGTTAAAGGAAAAGCCACAGACCACTTAG